A DNA window from Niabella yanshanensis contains the following coding sequences:
- a CDS encoding outer membrane beta-barrel protein, which yields MRHFLYLLTAVACLLFSATSFAQGSVKGKLVDADTQKPLYMATVTVFQAQDTSLVTYRLSAEDGTFKLPGLATNLPYRILVSFSGYAVHRQPFLLKADSLDMDLGTIIMQPATTQLDEVLVIAERPPMIIRRDTVEFNANAFKTLPNAMVEDLLKKLPGVQVDKQGNIMVNGKRVNRILVDGKNFFGSDPKMASRNLPSNVIDKIQVTDDKDELLERGDDNLNNVGKVINLTFKKGVKKGMFGKAYGGGGSGINGGRYEAGAIANIFRDTLQVSLLGYTNNLNRPGFGWADLMQTGGLQRNRDVSGGGNNNTNNSNFGSTISINGINFGGMSRMGGVTTSNGLGFNLNHSPNNKKAFFAQYYLGGVNTDVESNTTTRISNGDTIITNRSLYDAKIKGLTHTFGAGINLKPDTVTTINATANYILATERTNSINNQSGENNLLGLLNEGAVGINGKIGNNILRQNFSITRLSKKKTGRRISLAQGLTWNSRSVDNYTDAEINYRQPRQYDSLINQLRQERVPTWFAYAGINYREPLAKKLFLRAGARYEYENLKNDITTLDKQGAVYDTRNNDLSSDFSRNSNRYFLSTGLELKLKDLAITPGVRYQYQQFDNKLSFVANPVVQRLNNVLPQLEITYRKLTVNYNRDIVLPDYTYMIPVRNNTNPYLVNLGNTDLLPAVMDRINVNLNTFNPKNNLNVWSWGEAWVANNDVVQSITMDASGLQTIKPINADGSKRIAANFGLNQDIKYKNSFTFSWNVGTWTEYRENPFYYNNQESKQRRLLSNIWSNIGFNWDDKLEVIPAYSFSYMQVKNTNSLFTTQSSFDQTIGIETIMRYIKHVIFDSELRYLNNNAFANPEFRRMFMWNAGVNFTFFKDERAVLRIFANDILNQARNTDIIPNQNTVRTIYSNIIGQYFMATFTYNLRPSGAKGKVGGGWSLF from the coding sequence ATGAGACATTTTTTGTATTTGCTAACCGCGGTTGCCTGCCTTTTATTTTCAGCTACATCATTTGCGCAGGGTTCTGTTAAGGGCAAACTGGTAGATGCCGATACCCAAAAGCCTTTATATATGGCTACGGTTACTGTATTTCAGGCGCAGGATACATCTTTAGTCACCTATAGGCTAAGTGCGGAGGATGGCACTTTCAAGCTGCCGGGACTCGCAACTAACCTCCCTTATCGTATTCTTGTTTCTTTTAGTGGCTATGCGGTACACCGCCAGCCGTTTTTATTAAAAGCCGACTCCCTCGATATGGATCTGGGTACCATTATCATGCAGCCTGCTACGACCCAACTGGACGAGGTGTTGGTAATTGCGGAAAGGCCTCCCATGATCATCAGGAGAGACACGGTAGAGTTTAATGCTAATGCTTTTAAAACCTTGCCCAATGCAATGGTGGAAGACCTGCTTAAGAAGCTGCCTGGTGTACAGGTAGATAAGCAAGGCAATATTATGGTAAATGGTAAACGCGTGAACCGGATACTGGTGGACGGGAAAAATTTCTTTGGCAGCGATCCCAAAATGGCTTCACGCAACCTGCCATCTAATGTCATTGATAAAATACAGGTTACCGATGATAAAGACGAGTTGCTGGAGCGCGGTGATGATAACCTTAATAATGTAGGAAAAGTGATCAACCTGACTTTTAAGAAAGGAGTTAAAAAGGGAATGTTTGGTAAAGCTTATGGTGGTGGCGGATCGGGCATCAATGGCGGACGCTATGAAGCCGGCGCTATTGCCAACATATTCAGAGACACGTTGCAGGTTAGTCTCTTAGGATATACCAATAACCTTAATCGCCCGGGCTTTGGCTGGGCAGACCTTATGCAAACCGGTGGCCTGCAGAGAAATCGCGATGTGAGCGGCGGTGGCAACAACAATACTAATAATTCTAATTTTGGATCTACGATATCCATTAACGGCATCAACTTCGGAGGTATGTCCCGTATGGGAGGCGTTACTACCAGTAATGGTCTCGGTTTTAACCTCAATCATTCTCCCAATAACAAGAAAGCTTTTTTCGCCCAATATTATCTGGGAGGAGTTAATACAGATGTTGAAAGCAACACCACTACAAGAATATCCAATGGTGACACTATTATTACCAACCGCTCTTTGTATGATGCGAAGATCAAAGGATTGACCCATACATTTGGCGCGGGAATCAACCTTAAACCTGACACCGTTACAACCATTAATGCCACCGCCAACTATATATTAGCTACCGAAAGAACCAACAGCATCAACAACCAAAGTGGCGAGAACAACCTGCTAGGCTTGTTAAATGAAGGCGCAGTGGGCATCAATGGCAAAATAGGTAACAATATATTAAGACAGAACTTTTCCATTACCCGATTATCCAAGAAGAAAACCGGGCGACGTATTTCATTAGCACAGGGCCTTACCTGGAACAGCCGTTCGGTGGATAATTATACTGATGCAGAAATCAACTACCGCCAGCCCAGGCAATATGATAGCCTTATTAACCAGTTAAGACAGGAGCGTGTGCCCACCTGGTTTGCCTATGCCGGTATCAACTACAGGGAGCCGCTTGCTAAAAAACTCTTCCTCCGTGCCGGAGCCCGATACGAATACGAAAACCTTAAGAATGATATTACTACCCTGGATAAACAAGGCGCCGTTTACGATACGCGTAATAACGACCTGAGCAGTGATTTTTCAAGGAACAGTAACCGTTATTTCTTAAGCACCGGTTTGGAATTAAAATTGAAAGACCTGGCTATTACCCCGGGCGTAAGGTATCAATATCAGCAATTCGATAACAAACTTTCTTTTGTTGCTAACCCTGTAGTACAAAGATTAAATAATGTGCTGCCACAATTAGAAATCACCTATCGTAAGCTTACGGTAAATTACAACAGAGATATCGTGTTGCCAGATTACACCTACATGATACCCGTAAGAAACAACACCAATCCTTACCTGGTGAACCTGGGCAATACCGATCTGCTACCTGCCGTAATGGACAGGATTAATGTGAACCTTAATACTTTTAACCCCAAGAACAACCTGAATGTATGGAGCTGGGGTGAGGCATGGGTAGCGAATAACGATGTAGTGCAGAGTATTACCATGGATGCGAGTGGGTTACAAACCATCAAACCGATCAACGCTGATGGCAGCAAGCGCATCGCCGCCAATTTTGGCCTGAACCAGGATATTAAATACAAAAACAGTTTTACTTTCTCATGGAACGTAGGCACCTGGACAGAATACCGGGAAAACCCATTTTACTATAATAACCAGGAAAGTAAGCAGAGAAGATTGCTGAGCAATATATGGAGCAACATAGGGTTTAACTGGGATGATAAACTGGAAGTTATTCCAGCGTATTCTTTTTCTTATATGCAGGTGAAGAACACTAATTCATTATTTACAACGCAAAGCAGCTTCGATCAAACTATAGGTATTGAAACCATCATGCGCTATATCAAGCATGTGATCTTCGATAGCGAATTACGGTATCTCAATAATAATGCATTTGCCAACCCTGAGTTTCGCCGTATGTTTATGTGGAACGCCGGCGTCAACTTTACTTTCTTTAAAGATGAAAGGGCTGTATTAAGAATATTTGCCAACGACATTTTAAATCAGGCGCGTAATACGGACATTATCCCCAATCAAAATACGGTGCGTACCATTTATAGCAATATTATAGGCCAGTATTTTATGGCGACCTTTACGTATAACCTGCGTCCTTCGGGCGCTAAAGGAAAAGTAGGCGGCGGGTGGTCTTTATTTTAA
- a CDS encoding 2-hydroxyacid dehydrogenase, which translates to MKITFFSAKPYDKESFLHANEAYGFEFEFFETELSAPTVEMVQSSEVVCAFVNDKLNRQVLEALAVKGVKMIALRCAGFNNLDIEAARELGIRVCRVPAYSPEAVAEHALAMVMALNRKTHKAYNRVREQNFSLQGLLGFNLYQKTVGVIGTGNIGKAFCRMMLGMGCNVLAFDLIADKNLEAEGVVFLPLIMLLQQSDIISLHCPLNEQTTHLIDKQTIPFMKRGVMIINTGRGKLIDTKDAIDALKTGHIGYLGIDVYEQEEKLFFKDLSTHIIQDDMIQRLMSFPNVLVTAHQAFFTKEALEQIAAVTLDSIATLNKGEQPATKGALVV; encoded by the coding sequence TTGAAAATTACATTCTTCTCCGCAAAACCTTACGATAAAGAAAGTTTCCTGCATGCCAATGAAGCATACGGATTCGAATTTGAATTTTTTGAAACCGAGTTAAGTGCACCTACGGTGGAAATGGTGCAAAGCAGTGAAGTAGTATGTGCCTTTGTAAATGATAAGCTGAACAGGCAGGTATTGGAGGCCTTGGCTGTAAAAGGGGTGAAAATGATAGCGCTGAGATGTGCCGGTTTTAATAACCTGGATATAGAAGCTGCGCGCGAACTGGGTATCAGGGTGTGCCGTGTACCGGCTTACTCACCCGAGGCTGTAGCAGAACATGCATTGGCAATGGTTATGGCGCTGAACCGTAAAACGCATAAAGCGTATAACCGGGTACGCGAGCAGAACTTTTCCTTGCAGGGACTATTGGGTTTTAACCTCTACCAGAAAACCGTAGGCGTAATAGGTACCGGCAATATAGGAAAAGCTTTTTGCCGGATGATGCTCGGAATGGGCTGCAATGTTCTGGCATTTGATCTGATTGCAGATAAAAACCTGGAAGCCGAAGGAGTGGTATTTCTGCCATTGATAATGTTGCTGCAACAGAGTGATATCATTTCCCTGCACTGCCCGCTGAATGAGCAAACCACTCATTTAATCGATAAACAAACCATTCCTTTTATGAAAAGGGGAGTAATGATCATCAATACCGGTCGGGGTAAGCTGATAGATACCAAAGACGCGATAGACGCTTTAAAAACCGGTCATATCGGCTACCTGGGTATAGATGTTTATGAGCAGGAAGAAAAGCTGTTCTTTAAAGATCTTTCTACTCATATTATACAGGATGATATGATACAGCGCCTGATGAGTTTTCCCAATGTATTGGTTACTGCCCACCAGGCTTTTTTTACAAAAGAAGCTTTGGAGCAAATTGCTGCAGTAACGCTTGACAGCATAGCAACTTTAAATAAAGGGGAGCAACCTGCTACAAAAGGAGCCCTTGTTGTGTAG
- a CDS encoding GNAT family N-acetyltransferase, whose product MRRTNSGDNNFLHLVVELDKDLAKRNGDSNDFFAQFNKTDLIKNVIVAFKGNTPAGCGAMKPYDHYVMEIKRMFVQPDMRGNGIAVAMLQELEAWAKELGYKKCILETGDQMPEAIRLYQKTGYQIIANYCPYENVASSICFEKAL is encoded by the coding sequence ATGCGCAGAACTAATTCTGGTGACAATAATTTCCTGCATCTGGTTGTTGAGCTGGATAAGGACCTGGCCAAACGAAACGGGGACAGCAACGATTTCTTTGCTCAGTTTAATAAAACAGACCTCATCAAAAACGTTATTGTTGCTTTCAAGGGCAATACACCTGCAGGTTGTGGCGCCATGAAGCCCTATGACCACTACGTCATGGAAATAAAGAGAATGTTTGTACAACCCGACATGCGCGGCAACGGCATTGCTGTAGCCATGTTGCAGGAGCTGGAAGCGTGGGCAAAGGAACTGGGTTACAAAAAATGCATATTAGAAACCGGTGATCAAATGCCCGAAGCCATCAGGCTTTATCAGAAAACCGGTTATCAGATTATCGCCAACTACTGCCCGTACGAAAATGTAGCGAGCAGTATTTGTTTTGAAAAGGCTTTGTGA
- a CDS encoding M23 family metallopeptidase — protein sequence MKRWTFYVLLIFLIPACKQIRPLLQNTVRGKYESGFSKKDSLFKVWKASHERAMATPLQVDIPYIASIQIKHADASALVYTVSVKRGEQLIAEIKKPADSSRFILEFFNGDPAASKTLLAELAEKAGSAYWTAQDDDSVRISLQPGVNDSGIFHFKIYKQPSYQFPVAGKNNTAIQSFWGANRDGGARLHEGIDIFAPRGTPIAAVADGRIGFAGDRGLGGKQVWLRENLAGFNVYYAHLDSFIVNSGDAVKRGDTLGFVGNTGNAAGGAPHLHFGIYGNDGAVDPLAFIKELPVPADRAFTIDPQAKLSRSGPLRKGPGTKYPPLMQLNKNEPLKFQARSDNWLHVTVRDSVAGFVPK from the coding sequence ATGAAACGCTGGACCTTTTATGTATTGCTGATCTTTCTCATCCCTGCCTGCAAGCAGATACGTCCGTTGCTGCAAAATACCGTTCGTGGTAAATACGAAAGCGGCTTTAGTAAAAAGGACAGCCTGTTTAAGGTATGGAAGGCATCACACGAACGAGCTATGGCGACCCCGCTACAGGTAGATATCCCTTATATTGCAAGCATACAAATAAAACATGCAGATGCATCGGCCCTGGTTTATACGGTATCTGTCAAAAGAGGAGAACAGCTAATAGCTGAAATTAAAAAACCCGCCGATAGCAGCCGTTTTATACTGGAATTTTTTAATGGAGACCCGGCAGCCAGCAAAACCCTGCTGGCCGAATTGGCAGAAAAAGCAGGCAGTGCTTATTGGACCGCACAAGATGACGACAGTGTGCGTATCAGCCTGCAGCCAGGGGTAAACGATTCGGGCATCTTTCATTTTAAGATCTATAAACAACCTTCCTATCAATTTCCCGTAGCCGGTAAAAACAATACTGCTATTCAAAGTTTTTGGGGGGCCAATCGCGATGGAGGAGCACGCTTGCATGAGGGCATTGATATTTTTGCGCCAAGAGGCACGCCGATAGCGGCGGTGGCCGATGGCCGCATTGGTTTTGCGGGTGACAGAGGATTAGGCGGCAAACAGGTTTGGTTACGTGAAAACCTTGCTGGCTTTAATGTATATTATGCGCACCTTGACAGCTTTATAGTAAACAGCGGTGATGCAGTGAAACGCGGAGACACATTGGGTTTCGTGGGCAATACGGGAAATGCCGCAGGAGGGGCTCCGCATCTGCATTTCGGTATCTACGGCAATGACGGCGCAGTAGACCCTTTGGCTTTTATAAAGGAGTTGCCCGTTCCTGCCGACCGGGCATTTACTATCGATCCCCAGGCTAAACTATCCCGCAGTGGGCCGCTTCGTAAAGGTCCCGGCACTAAATACCCTCCACTTATGCAGCTTAATAAAAATGAACCTCTTAAATTTCAGGCACGATCGGACAATTGGCTCCATGTAACAGTAAGAGATAGTGTTGCCGGGTTTGTGCCGAAATAG